One Fundidesulfovibrio terrae genomic window carries:
- a CDS encoding DUF362 domain-containing protein, with product MPTDVFLQRLDSYDVPGLDAAAARLLELSGCRPARGDRVLVKPNLVAPSNTSLSCTRPEVVRAVCRYLADCGAHALVGDSPAFGTGRIVARACGMDKALAGLPATLVNFTRPRQLRLTQGGSIGVASQALDARFIINVPRFKVHDQMLLTLAVKNFFGCVAGFRKSWAHQVHGEKGTRFESMIMDVCRAMPRSVSLVDGILAMHVSGPAKGRPYELGLLGAAADPVALDTALAAVLGLAPDATPLGCEAGRRGLLREVAYPLASPDAFKTGGFVLPGKLAPIAFQPARFVKGRIRSLCVRLCGGKN from the coding sequence ATGCCCACGGACGTTTTTCTGCAACGGCTGGACTCCTACGACGTACCAGGATTGGACGCCGCGGCGGCACGGCTGCTTGAACTCTCGGGCTGCCGTCCAGCCCGGGGCGACCGCGTGCTGGTCAAGCCCAACCTCGTCGCGCCCTCCAACACGTCCCTCTCCTGCACCCGCCCCGAGGTGGTGCGCGCGGTCTGCCGCTACCTGGCCGACTGCGGCGCGCACGCCCTGGTGGGCGACTCCCCGGCCTTCGGCACGGGACGCATCGTGGCCCGCGCCTGCGGTATGGACAAGGCCCTCGCCGGCCTGCCCGCCACCCTCGTCAACTTCACCCGTCCGCGCCAGCTGCGCCTGACCCAGGGCGGCTCCATCGGCGTAGCCTCCCAGGCCCTGGACGCGCGTTTCATCATCAACGTCCCGCGCTTCAAGGTGCATGACCAGATGCTCCTCACCCTGGCCGTGAAGAACTTCTTCGGCTGCGTGGCCGGATTCCGCAAATCCTGGGCGCATCAGGTGCACGGCGAGAAAGGCACCCGCTTTGAGAGCATGATCATGGACGTCTGCCGGGCCATGCCGCGCTCGGTGAGCCTGGTGGACGGGATCCTGGCCATGCACGTGAGCGGTCCGGCCAAGGGCAGGCCGTATGAACTGGGGCTTCTTGGAGCGGCCGCCGACCCCGTGGCCCTGGATACGGCCCTTGCCGCCGTGCTGGGCCTGGCCCCGGACGCCACGCCCCTTGGGTGTGAAGCCGGACGGCGAGGGCTCCTACGCGAGGTGGCGTACCCCCTGGCGTCACCGGATGCGTTCAAGACCGGGGGATTCGTCCTGCCGGGAAAGCTCGCGCCCATCGCCTTCCAGCCCGCGCGTTTCGTGAAGGGGCGGATCAGGAGCCTGTGCGTCAGGCTGTGCGGGGGGAAGAACTGA
- a CDS encoding type 1 glutamine amidotransferase domain-containing protein: MKPRALILTANGFEDSELLYPYYRLQEAGFQVDISAPKAGAVTGKHGYTVQAELSLNDLARPASQDYALLVLPGGMAPSHLRDIPEALDITRDFAAAGLPIAAICHGPQVLASAGLLAGRRATCSASVAGELKTAGALYEDSEVVVDGKLVTSRKPSDLPAFMRAIMHLLGQLPGRLLG, from the coding sequence ATGAAACCACGGGCGCTCATCTTGACGGCGAACGGATTCGAGGATTCGGAACTGCTCTATCCCTACTACCGGCTCCAGGAAGCCGGTTTCCAGGTGGACATTTCCGCGCCCAAGGCCGGAGCGGTCACGGGCAAGCACGGATACACCGTGCAGGCCGAGCTCTCCCTGAACGACTTGGCGCGGCCGGCCTCCCAGGATTACGCCCTGCTGGTCCTGCCGGGGGGGATGGCCCCGTCGCACCTGCGCGATATCCCCGAGGCGCTGGACATAACCAGGGATTTCGCGGCAGCCGGCCTTCCCATCGCGGCCATCTGCCATGGGCCGCAGGTGCTCGCTTCGGCCGGGCTGCTGGCCGGGCGCAGGGCCACCTGCTCCGCATCCGTGGCCGGGGAACTCAAGACGGCGGGAGCCCTGTACGAGGATTCCGAGGTCGTCGTGGACGGGAAGCTGGTCACGTCGCGCAAACCCTCGGACCTGCCCGCCTTCATGCGGGCGATCATGCATCTGCTTGGGCAGTTGCCTGGGCGCCTGCTTGGCTAG
- the ilvB gene encoding biosynthetic-type acetolactate synthase large subunit, with amino-acid sequence MSITGARYTVKFLAEQGVRTVAGIPGGSILPLYDALAQQSAVRHVLARHEQGAAFMAQGMARLTGRPGVCLATSGPGATNLVTAIADARRDSVPLVCITGQVPLSMIGTEAFQEVDIVEVTRPVAKAGRMVRHASELPEALAWAFRVAAEGRPGPVVLDIPKDVQAQDFKEEEHPEETPAAPRVISNWDASRAAAMINAASRPVLLLGGGAAKGNAPELARRLAEKANIPVTMTLMGLGALPAAHRLSLGMHGMHGHPWANAALAECDLLVAVGSRFDDRATGRPETFCPKAKIVHINLDPSELGRILRADLGIACEAAQALAAILPLAERRERRDWLSRITRFKAEAPMAGAANCAGCARSVITRFKAEAPMAGAANCAGCARSVITDVAARLRPDAVIVTDVGQHQMFVAQSFPYRTPGRWLTSGGLGVMGFGLPAAIGAALADPQAQVVCFSGDGSLKMNIQELATLAETGANVKIVVLDNQSLGLVAQQQKLFFARKSASRYSRGTDFAALAEAFGVTGLNLDACDDPAAALEDALNAPVPVLIHARVDPGAMVFPMVPPGAANSEMLHGHPAARGEALPEAANMR; translated from the coding sequence ATGAGCATCACCGGCGCGCGCTACACAGTGAAATTCCTTGCAGAACAGGGTGTGCGCACCGTCGCGGGCATCCCCGGCGGCTCCATCCTGCCCCTCTACGACGCCCTGGCCCAGCAGAGCGCCGTCCGCCATGTGCTGGCCCGCCACGAGCAAGGCGCGGCCTTCATGGCCCAGGGCATGGCCCGCCTCACCGGCCGCCCCGGCGTCTGCCTGGCCACCTCCGGCCCTGGCGCCACCAACCTGGTCACGGCCATCGCCGACGCCAGGCGCGACAGCGTGCCCCTGGTCTGCATCACCGGACAGGTGCCGCTTTCCATGATCGGCACCGAGGCATTCCAAGAGGTGGACATCGTGGAGGTGACCCGTCCCGTAGCCAAGGCCGGGCGCATGGTGCGCCACGCCTCCGAGCTGCCCGAGGCCCTGGCCTGGGCCTTCCGCGTCGCCGCCGAGGGCAGGCCTGGCCCAGTGGTGCTGGACATCCCCAAGGACGTGCAGGCCCAGGATTTCAAGGAAGAGGAGCACCCCGAGGAGACTCCCGCCGCGCCGCGAGTGATCAGCAACTGGGACGCCTCCCGCGCGGCGGCCATGATCAACGCGGCCTCCCGCCCGGTGTTGCTCCTGGGAGGCGGGGCCGCCAAGGGCAACGCCCCGGAGCTGGCCCGCCGCCTGGCCGAGAAGGCCAACATCCCCGTGACCATGACGCTCATGGGCCTGGGCGCGCTCCCGGCCGCGCACCGCCTGAGCCTGGGCATGCACGGCATGCACGGCCATCCCTGGGCCAACGCCGCCCTGGCCGAGTGCGACCTGCTCGTCGCCGTGGGCAGCCGCTTCGACGACCGGGCCACCGGCAGGCCCGAGACCTTCTGCCCCAAGGCCAAAATCGTCCACATCAACCTGGACCCCTCGGAGCTCGGGCGCATCCTGCGCGCCGACCTGGGGATCGCCTGCGAGGCCGCCCAGGCCCTGGCGGCCATCCTGCCCCTGGCCGAACGGCGCGAACGCCGCGACTGGCTCTCGCGCATCACCCGGTTCAAGGCCGAAGCTCCCATGGCCGGGGCCGCCAACTGCGCCGGCTGCGCCCGCAGCGTCATCACCCGGTTCAAGGCCGAAGCTCCCATGGCCGGGGCCGCCAACTGCGCCGGCTGCGCCCGCAGCGTCATCACGGACGTGGCCGCAAGGCTCCGCCCGGATGCGGTCATCGTCACCGACGTGGGCCAGCACCAGATGTTCGTGGCCCAGAGCTTCCCGTACCGCACGCCGGGCCGCTGGCTCACCTCCGGCGGTCTCGGGGTGATGGGATTCGGGCTCCCCGCGGCCATCGGAGCGGCCCTGGCCGATCCCCAGGCCCAGGTGGTCTGCTTCTCCGGCGACGGCAGCCTCAAGATGAACATCCAGGAACTGGCCACCCTGGCCGAAACCGGGGCCAACGTGAAGATCGTGGTGCTGGACAACCAGAGCCTGGGCCTGGTGGCGCAGCAGCAGAAGCTCTTTTTCGCGCGCAAGAGCGCGTCTCGCTACTCCCGGGGGACCGACTTCGCCGCCCTGGCCGAAGCCTTCGGCGTCACCGGGCTGAACCTGGACGCCTGCGACGATCCCGCCGCCGCCCTGGAAGACGCCCTCAACGCCCCGGTGCCGGTGCTCATCCACGCCCGCGTGGATCCAGGCGCCATGGTCTTCCCCATGGTGCCTCCCGGCGCGGCCAATTCCGAGATGCTGCACGGCCATCCGGCTGCGCGCGGAGAAGCGTTGCCCGAAGCCGCGAACATGAGGTAG
- a CDS encoding Y-family DNA polymerase, translating to MPIALMDCNNFYASCERAFDPSLAGRPVVVLSNNDGCIIARSAEAKALDIPMGAPEFKCRQLFARHGVAVFSSNYALYGDMSSRVMATAETLVPRMEVYSIDEAFLDLSGMPGTPEETARTVRRAVKRATGIEVSIGIGVTKTLAKAANRLAKKDPAGDGVLRLPQGPELEEILALLPVGSVWGIGRRHAERLMARGVRTALDFTRMSQGSVKALMTITGLQTWLELRGRPCISLATAPQPRKSVIFSRSFGVPVTRIEDMREAVSHYAGTAAAKLRARQEQASAITVWVQAYASFPGETPYSASLARALGQATSDSVRIARLGTDVLARIFRPGLRYKKAGVMLTGIEGEGTAQLPLLREPDPRPDRLMAVLDRVNAKWGRETVFPASWGVERPWRMRQAMRSPRYTTSWAELPVALA from the coding sequence ATGCCCATCGCCCTGATGGACTGCAACAACTTCTACGCCTCCTGCGAGCGCGCCTTCGATCCGTCCCTGGCCGGACGGCCCGTGGTGGTGCTCTCCAACAACGACGGCTGCATCATCGCCCGTTCGGCCGAGGCCAAAGCCCTGGACATCCCCATGGGCGCGCCGGAGTTCAAATGCCGCCAGCTGTTCGCCAGGCACGGAGTGGCGGTGTTCTCCTCCAACTACGCCCTGTACGGCGACATGTCCTCGCGGGTGATGGCAACGGCCGAGACGCTGGTGCCGCGCATGGAGGTCTATTCCATCGACGAGGCCTTCCTGGACCTGTCGGGCATGCCCGGCACGCCGGAGGAGACCGCCCGGACCGTTCGCCGGGCCGTGAAGCGGGCCACCGGCATCGAGGTGTCCATCGGCATCGGCGTGACCAAGACCCTGGCCAAGGCCGCCAACAGGCTGGCCAAGAAGGACCCGGCCGGAGACGGGGTGCTGCGCCTGCCGCAGGGTCCGGAGCTGGAAGAGATTCTCGCCCTCCTCCCCGTGGGGAGCGTCTGGGGCATCGGGCGGCGCCACGCGGAGCGTCTCATGGCGCGCGGGGTGCGCACGGCCCTGGACTTCACCCGCATGAGCCAGGGTAGCGTCAAGGCGTTGATGACCATCACGGGCCTGCAGACCTGGCTGGAGCTTCGCGGAAGGCCCTGCATCTCGCTTGCGACGGCCCCGCAGCCCAGGAAATCCGTGATATTCTCGCGCTCCTTCGGCGTTCCGGTCACCCGCATCGAGGACATGCGCGAGGCCGTGAGCCATTACGCCGGAACCGCAGCCGCCAAGCTGAGAGCTAGGCAGGAGCAGGCCTCGGCCATCACGGTCTGGGTGCAGGCGTACGCATCGTTTCCAGGAGAAACGCCCTACAGCGCGAGCCTGGCTCGGGCGCTCGGCCAAGCCACGTCGGACTCCGTACGCATCGCACGCCTTGGGACCGACGTTCTCGCGCGCATCTTCCGTCCGGGCCTGCGCTACAAGAAGGCCGGAGTGATGCTGACGGGCATCGAGGGCGAGGGCACGGCCCAGCTGCCGCTTCTGCGTGAGCCGGACCCGCGCCCAGACAGGCTCATGGCCGTGCTGGACCGGGTGAACGCCAAATGGGGTCGCGAGACGGTCTTCCCCGCGTCCTGGGGGGTGGAGCGGCCCTGGCGGATGCGCCAGGCCATGCGCTCGCCCCGCTACACCACCTCCTGGGCCGAACTGCCCGTCGCGCTGGCCTGA
- a CDS encoding LexA family protein, with product MPATTTFSLPLIDATAGFPSPAEDYLDARLDLNEHLVRNPASTYFIRVQGESMRGAGIATGDLLVVDRSVTPRPGHVVVAAVDGDLTVKRLKRLGRTLALAAENPDFAPIPITDERAVEIWGVATHVIRKLTPRGVF from the coding sequence ATGCCCGCCACAACAACGTTCTCCCTCCCGCTGATCGACGCCACGGCCGGATTCCCCTCCCCGGCCGAGGACTATCTCGACGCCCGGCTGGACCTGAACGAGCACCTCGTCAGAAACCCCGCCTCCACCTATTTCATCCGGGTGCAGGGGGAATCCATGCGCGGGGCGGGCATCGCCACCGGGGACCTGCTGGTGGTGGACCGTTCCGTCACGCCCAGGCCCGGCCACGTGGTGGTGGCCGCCGTGGACGGCGACCTCACGGTCAAGCGCCTCAAGCGCCTTGGACGCACCCTGGCCCTGGCCGCGGAAAACCCCGATTTCGCTCCCATCCCCATCACAGATGAGCGCGCCGTGGAAATCTGGGGCGTGGCCACCCACGTCATCCGCAAGCTGACGCCGCGCGGCGTCTTCTGA
- a CDS encoding thioredoxin domain-containing protein: MNRHPNRLAAEKSPYLLQHAHNPVDWLPWGEEAFRKARADNKPLFLSIGYSTCHWCHVMERECFEDEETAALLNSVTVPVKIDREERPDLDGVYMTACQLMTGSGGWPLSIFADHQGRPFFAATYIPKHTRFGRMGLMDLLPRISEVWNRRAGDVEQTAGSVTAALKDQQHPAPLDTAPGPDVLDTAYRQLAQRFDAEHGGFGQAPKFPSPHQLLFLLRHHKRTNDRLPLDMVAQTLTAMRLGGIFDHVGLGFHRYSTGADWLLPHFEKMLYDQAMLLMAYTEGHQATGDPLFKRAAMETAAYVTHALVGAEGGFHSAEDADSEGEEGKFYVWTEAELADTLSPQDAAFYAGLYGFKPGGNFAEEASGQETGSNIPHLSAPPRDADEARLESIRQKLFEAREKRVHPHKDDKILTDWNGLMVAALAQAGRILDAPKLVRAASRAADFVLARLRGADGRLLHRYRDGEAKVPGNLDDHAFLAWGFVELYQATFDLGWLQAALDTAEQMLAHFKDPERGGFFFTADDAETVLTRRKDAFDAAMPSGNSVAMLVLLKLSRLAARYDLAEEAHRLVLSLGENVTHFPSGFTMLLCGLDFALGPGADVVLSGPDDASLEPFLAALRGRYLPNTLVLKRDEAGELASLASYTAGMCPVDGKATAYVCRDGLCEPPTTDVVKMMELLEKK; this comes from the coding sequence ATGAACCGCCATCCCAACAGACTCGCCGCCGAAAAGAGTCCCTACCTTCTCCAGCACGCCCACAACCCCGTGGACTGGCTGCCCTGGGGCGAGGAAGCCTTCCGGAAGGCCCGCGCCGACAACAAGCCCCTGTTCCTCTCCATCGGCTACTCCACCTGCCACTGGTGCCACGTCATGGAGCGCGAATGCTTCGAGGACGAGGAAACGGCCGCCCTGCTCAACTCCGTGACCGTGCCCGTGAAGATAGACCGTGAGGAGCGCCCGGACCTGGACGGCGTTTACATGACTGCCTGCCAGCTCATGACCGGCTCCGGCGGCTGGCCTCTCTCCATCTTCGCCGACCACCAGGGTCGGCCCTTTTTCGCCGCCACCTACATTCCCAAGCACACCCGTTTCGGGCGCATGGGGCTCATGGACCTGCTTCCCAGGATCAGCGAGGTCTGGAACAGGCGCGCGGGCGACGTGGAGCAGACCGCGGGCAGCGTGACCGCCGCCCTCAAGGATCAGCAGCACCCCGCCCCCCTGGACACGGCCCCCGGCCCTGATGTCCTGGACACGGCCTACCGCCAGCTGGCCCAGCGTTTCGACGCCGAACACGGCGGATTCGGCCAGGCCCCCAAGTTCCCCTCGCCCCATCAGCTGCTCTTCCTGTTGCGCCACCACAAGCGCACCAATGATCGCCTGCCCCTGGACATGGTCGCGCAAACCCTCACCGCCATGCGCCTGGGCGGCATCTTCGACCACGTGGGCCTGGGCTTCCACCGCTACTCCACCGGCGCGGACTGGCTGCTGCCGCACTTCGAGAAGATGCTCTACGACCAGGCCATGCTTCTCATGGCCTACACGGAAGGCCACCAGGCCACCGGCGACCCCCTCTTCAAGCGCGCCGCAATGGAGACAGCCGCCTACGTGACGCACGCCCTGGTCGGCGCGGAAGGCGGCTTCCATAGCGCCGAGGACGCCGACAGCGAGGGCGAGGAAGGCAAGTTCTACGTCTGGACCGAGGCCGAGCTGGCCGACACCCTGTCCCCCCAAGACGCCGCGTTCTACGCTGGCCTGTACGGGTTCAAGCCCGGCGGAAATTTCGCCGAGGAGGCCAGCGGACAGGAAACCGGGTCCAACATCCCCCACCTGTCCGCTCCTCCCCGGGACGCCGACGAGGCGCGGCTGGAGTCCATTCGCCAGAAACTCTTCGAGGCCCGCGAGAAACGCGTCCATCCCCACAAGGACGACAAGATCCTCACCGACTGGAACGGCCTCATGGTCGCGGCCCTGGCCCAGGCCGGGCGCATCCTGGACGCCCCGAAGCTGGTCCGGGCGGCCTCCCGGGCGGCCGATTTCGTCCTGGCCCGGCTGCGGGGCGCGGACGGACGCCTGCTGCACCGCTACCGCGACGGCGAGGCCAAGGTGCCCGGCAACCTGGACGACCACGCCTTCCTGGCCTGGGGGTTCGTCGAACTCTACCAGGCCACGTTCGACCTGGGTTGGCTCCAGGCCGCGCTGGACACGGCCGAACAGATGCTCGCCCACTTCAAGGACCCGGAGCGCGGAGGGTTCTTCTTCACCGCCGACGACGCCGAAACCGTGCTCACACGCCGCAAGGACGCCTTCGACGCGGCCATGCCCTCGGGCAACTCGGTGGCCATGCTGGTTCTTCTGAAGCTCTCGCGCCTGGCTGCCCGGTACGACCTGGCCGAGGAGGCCCACCGCCTCGTCCTCTCCCTGGGCGAGAACGTGACCCACTTCCCTTCGGGGTTCACCATGCTTCTGTGCGGGCTGGACTTCGCCCTGGGGCCCGGGGCGGACGTGGTGCTCTCTGGCCCCGACGACGCTTCGCTCGAGCCGTTCCTTGCGGCCCTGCGCGGGCGCTATCTGCCGAATACGCTGGTGCTCAAGCGGGACGAAGCGGGCGAACTGGCGTCGCTGGCCTCCTATACGGCGGGCATGTGCCCCGTGGACGGCAAGGCCACGGCCTACGTCTGCCGCGACGGCCTGTGCGAGCCGCCGACAACGGACGTGGTGAAGATGATGGAGCTTCTGGAAAAGAAGTAG
- a CDS encoding diguanylate cyclase domain-containing protein → MKLSAKASLLLSGLVLAVIAATSLFLFAYQQKAIKGLVRHQLVSDTGILALEIQGFVEENVRDLMAVAGNFPKDALRRNDREAIREYLSRQLSYFPRLESGIFILDRNGIFVEDFPPHPELRGQSFAHRDYFARAVSHGAGGLGDPYVSARTGLPVLTVTAPIKSDTGEIIALVCGSLNLLSRSGLWEQQQRKIGETGYVYVVDRAGRFIIHPDASRILTRNEPGKNVFLDRTVEGYEGAGETVNSQGVPMIIASRQISSLGWAVLAQVPEVEAFKSIRESVVALGLFFCAAMALVLPAGFWAMRRIAKPLEGLETAAQIISQDLRKADGALTRPFASSAMDALRKMRSGDEIGKLARAFFQLSVRLKQTLTSLRTAAEDWERTFSSVQEALFVLDAEGKVLRVNRVAEDRLRMVRSAMVARDWRAVLSMGLPVPEGWPTMENLRETGRLKLTTRLPETPGVFEFSFSAIQGRRGQAAKGFLLVVTDVSEKMEAEERIRELAFHDVLTALPNRMLLTDRLEQAMATADRNASKVGVMFLDLDDFKRVNDTYGHETGDRLLKQVARRLGECLRSNDTLARYAGDEFVAVLMDLKNIDEAARVASRMLESVSEPFDLPGGQARIGASIGIAVYPGDGVSPQQLISHADTAMYRAKGRGKNSFRFVEQPAVADGERLPTQ, encoded by the coding sequence ATGAAGCTCAGCGCCAAAGCATCGTTACTGCTGTCAGGGCTCGTACTTGCCGTCATTGCGGCTACGAGCCTTTTTCTCTTCGCCTACCAGCAGAAGGCCATCAAGGGCCTGGTCCGGCACCAGCTCGTTTCCGACACGGGCATCCTCGCCCTGGAAATCCAGGGCTTCGTGGAGGAAAACGTACGCGACCTGATGGCCGTGGCGGGCAATTTCCCCAAGGACGCCCTGCGCAGAAACGACCGGGAGGCCATCCGCGAATATCTGAGCCGGCAGCTGTCGTATTTCCCCAGGCTGGAGAGCGGCATCTTCATCCTGGACCGCAACGGGATATTCGTCGAGGATTTCCCTCCCCATCCCGAACTGCGCGGCCAGTCCTTCGCCCACCGGGACTACTTCGCGCGCGCCGTGTCCCATGGTGCCGGAGGCTTGGGCGATCCGTACGTATCCGCCCGTACCGGCCTGCCGGTGCTGACCGTGACCGCCCCCATCAAGTCGGACACGGGGGAGATAATAGCCCTGGTATGCGGCTCGCTGAACCTGCTTTCGCGTTCGGGCCTGTGGGAACAGCAACAGCGCAAGATCGGCGAGACCGGGTACGTCTACGTGGTGGACCGGGCCGGCCGATTCATCATCCACCCGGACGCCTCGCGGATACTCACGCGCAACGAGCCGGGCAAAAATGTTTTCCTCGACCGGACCGTGGAGGGCTACGAAGGAGCCGGAGAGACGGTGAACAGCCAGGGCGTGCCCATGATCATCGCCTCGCGCCAGATATCCTCGCTGGGCTGGGCCGTGTTGGCCCAGGTTCCCGAGGTCGAGGCGTTCAAGTCCATACGCGAGTCCGTGGTGGCCCTGGGCCTGTTCTTCTGCGCCGCCATGGCCCTGGTGCTGCCCGCGGGATTCTGGGCCATGCGCCGCATCGCGAAGCCCTTGGAAGGCCTGGAAACAGCCGCCCAGATCATCTCGCAGGACCTGCGCAAGGCCGACGGCGCGCTCACCAGGCCGTTCGCCTCCAGCGCCATGGACGCGCTTCGCAAGATGCGCTCCGGCGACGAGATCGGCAAGCTGGCCCGGGCCTTCTTCCAACTCTCCGTGCGCCTGAAGCAGACCCTCACCTCGCTTCGCACCGCCGCGGAGGACTGGGAGCGGACGTTCTCCTCGGTGCAGGAGGCGCTTTTCGTGCTGGACGCCGAGGGCAAGGTGCTGCGCGTCAACCGCGTGGCCGAGGACCGTCTGCGCATGGTGCGCAGCGCCATGGTCGCCCGGGACTGGCGGGCCGTCCTGTCCATGGGCCTGCCCGTGCCCGAGGGCTGGCCCACCATGGAGAACCTCCGGGAGACGGGACGCCTGAAACTGACCACTCGCCTGCCGGAGACCCCGGGAGTGTTCGAGTTCTCGTTCTCGGCCATCCAGGGCCGCCGGGGGCAGGCCGCCAAGGGGTTCCTGCTGGTGGTGACGGACGTGTCCGAAAAGATGGAGGCCGAGGAACGCATCCGCGAATTGGCCTTCCACGACGTGCTCACCGCGCTGCCCAACCGCATGCTGCTCACCGACCGGCTGGAGCAGGCCATGGCCACGGCGGACCGCAACGCCTCCAAGGTGGGGGTGATGTTCCTGGACCTGGACGACTTCAAGCGGGTCAACGACACCTACGGCCACGAGACCGGGGACAGGCTGCTCAAGCAGGTGGCCCGGCGCCTGGGGGAGTGCCTGCGCTCTAACGACACCCTGGCCCGCTACGCGGGCGACGAGTTCGTGGCCGTGCTCATGGACCTCAAGAACATCGACGAGGCGGCCAGGGTGGCCTCTCGCATGCTTGAGAGCGTTTCCGAGCCGTTCGACCTGCCCGGAGGGCAGGCACGGATCGGCGCGAGCATCGGCATCGCCGTCTATCCCGGCGACGGCGTGTCGCCGCAACAGCTCATAAGCCACGCCGACACGGCCATGTACCGGGCCAAGGGGCGCGGCAAGAACAGCTTCCGCTTCGTGGAACAGCCCGCAGTGGCGGACGGGGAACGCCTGCCTACGCAGTGA
- a CDS encoding SDR family NAD(P)-dependent oxidoreductase: protein MAKTAIVTGGNKGIGLEVTRMLLARGCVVYVVARDFADFPLASEKNVRTVPFDLAEVEKIPALVEQIGDVDILVNNAGVMFSIPHDRYTRERVGRMLRINLEAPVALTTAVSASMLRKGGGRVVNNASLAGQTGHPDVWYGITKAGLINMTKSFARIFGGKVVVNAVAPGPAETDMLASIPEARREGVLRSVYSGRFARADEVAETIVWLATDSPEYINGTCIDINNGSFPR, encoded by the coding sequence ATGGCCAAGACAGCCATCGTGACCGGAGGCAACAAGGGCATCGGGCTCGAAGTGACCAGGATGCTCCTCGCACGCGGCTGCGTGGTGTACGTGGTGGCCCGCGATTTTGCGGACTTCCCGCTGGCCTCGGAGAAGAACGTCCGGACCGTGCCCTTCGACCTGGCCGAGGTTGAGAAGATACCCGCCCTGGTGGAGCAGATCGGCGACGTGGACATCCTGGTGAACAACGCCGGGGTGATGTTCAGCATCCCCCACGACCGGTACACCCGCGAGCGCGTGGGCCGGATGCTGCGCATCAACCTTGAGGCCCCGGTGGCGCTGACCACGGCTGTGAGCGCGTCCATGCTCCGGAAGGGAGGAGGCAGGGTCGTGAACAACGCCTCCCTGGCCGGTCAGACCGGGCACCCCGACGTGTGGTACGGCATCACCAAGGCGGGGCTCATCAACATGACCAAGAGCTTCGCCAGGATCTTCGGCGGCAAGGTGGTGGTGAACGCGGTGGCCCCGGGACCGGCGGAGACGGACATGCTCGCCTCCATCCCCGAAGCCCGCCGGGAGGGCGTCTTGCGCTCGGTCTATTCCGGACGCTTCGCCCGCGCGGACGAAGTGGCCGAAACCATCGTCTGGCTGGCCACGGACAGCCCCGAATACATCAACGGAACCTGCATCGACATAAACAACGGATCGTTCCCCAGGTAG
- a CDS encoding YdcF family protein, which produces MKRPGFKAAFHVLEHLMLAAAVTGIGLLLTAGFWLQNSDPPTASDAMVVLCGDFGRAAYAADLYKLGLARKVYVGRAYRLRGERVLDQNMLTFPRHEEVYKALLRKKGVPADAIEYYGDELLSTAQEAEALAAHLGAGPGSLMVVTSSYHVRRARMIFKDALPGWDVRVVDVPAERMPAAWWTDQESARTVLLEIPKTFYYLLGGRFRSAPAGN; this is translated from the coding sequence GTGAAGCGACCCGGTTTCAAGGCCGCTTTTCATGTCCTTGAGCACCTGATGCTGGCCGCCGCCGTGACGGGGATCGGCCTTCTGCTCACGGCCGGGTTCTGGCTGCAGAACAGCGATCCTCCCACGGCCTCGGACGCCATGGTGGTGCTGTGCGGCGACTTCGGACGGGCCGCCTACGCGGCGGACCTCTACAAGCTGGGCCTGGCCCGGAAGGTCTACGTGGGCAGGGCCTACAGGCTGCGGGGCGAGCGCGTCCTGGACCAGAACATGCTCACCTTCCCCCGGCACGAGGAAGTCTACAAGGCGCTCCTGCGCAAGAAGGGCGTCCCGGCCGACGCCATCGAATACTACGGCGACGAGCTTCTGAGCACCGCCCAGGAGGCCGAGGCCCTGGCCGCGCACCTGGGCGCGGGGCCGGGCTCGCTCATGGTGGTGACCTCTTCGTACCACGTGCGCCGGGCGCGCATGATCTTCAAGGACGCCCTGCCGGGCTGGGACGTGCGCGTGGTGGACGTCCCCGCCGAAAGGATGCCCGCCGCGTGGTGGACCGACCAGGAGTCGGCCCGCACCGTGCTCCTGGAGATACCCAAAACCTTCTATTACCTGCTGGGCGGCAGGTTCCGGTCGGCTCCGGCCGGAAACTGA